In a single window of the BD1-7 clade bacterium genome:
- the bphD_1 gene encoding 2-hydroxy-6-oxo-6-phenylhexa-2,4-dienoate hydrolase codes for MKINQYDNSRTLFYISGMFAGSWIWDETHPQIPNARHLLVDDALCNIGGNIEEISEKLIEVINELDTPVTLVGNSLGSLIALNIASKIGDKVEGVIISGSAGFGEVDLGITLDRHNPQGMADKLINLVCYDKDRVSEKALTKTAVSFDKNFRNIVRLIRESNSASAGDIMDKIKCPVHAIWGTDDIITPLDETVPVLERFGISPITISECGHSPMFERPDEFAAIINETLAA; via the coding sequence ATGAAAATCAATCAATACGACAACTCAAGAACTTTGTTTTACATCTCTGGCATGTTCGCAGGTAGTTGGATTTGGGATGAAACACATCCTCAAATTCCTAACGCTCGTCACCTGTTGGTTGATGATGCATTGTGTAATATCGGCGGAAACATCGAAGAGATATCGGAAAAGTTGATTGAAGTGATCAATGAACTGGATACGCCGGTGACATTGGTGGGGAATTCTTTGGGGAGCCTGATTGCGCTGAATATTGCCAGTAAGATCGGTGACAAAGTAGAAGGAGTGATCATCTCAGGGTCTGCAGGCTTTGGCGAAGTGGATTTAGGGATAACTCTCGACAGGCATAACCCACAGGGAATGGCCGATAAGTTGATTAACTTAGTTTGTTACGACAAAGATCGAGTGTCGGAGAAGGCATTAACGAAAACAGCTGTTAGTTTTGATAAAAACTTCAGGAATATCGTTAGGTTGATTCGCGAAAGTAACTCAGCCAGTGCAGGGGATATTATGGACAAAATCAAATGCCCGGTTCACGCAATCTGGGGCACGGATGACATTATTACACCACTGGATGAAACGGTTCCTGTACTGGAGCGATTCGGTATAAGCCCAATCACAATCAGTGAATGTGGACACAGCCCGATGTTTGAACGACCCGATGAATTTGCTGCGATCATCAATGAAACGTTAGCAGCGTAG
- the mshD gene encoding Mycothiol acetyltransferase, which yields MGIVRGHRGQRIGSALLSTALSHAWQTGLKRIELDVFADNEAAIHLYTKHGFSIEGTKRFPRYFDERHQDIVQMAQYRI from the coding sequence ATGGGGATTGTTCGTGGTCACCGTGGGCAGAGGATTGGCTCGGCCCTGTTATCAACCGCACTTTCGCATGCCTGGCAAACGGGCTTGAAGCGCATTGAACTTGATGTCTTCGCTGACAACGAAGCCGCTATTCATCTATATACCAAACATGGTTTTAGTATCGAAGGTACCAAGCGTTTCCCCCGTTATTTCGACGAACGCCATCAGGACATCGTGCAGATGGCGCAATACCGAATATGA
- the dgcT_1 gene encoding putative diguanylate cyclase DgcT, with product MSTFIDRLIARGLALLVPSILLISSYVALSYIDLLAEQWQVLVLQAGPILGLLLASALSIQFSRTGYFFALLFVIVASIASDAGLGVVIPYQTPIYVVLFINLLIFSGLEDRGLFSVHGILRLAVLGLETVLGVYFMEHQQQFIDYFVALYPSIEALSPLTYSLGGLPWIIGVSVVAVCIQLLCLLFSNQVNQPIFLITQVVLLLMISGVQSDLWVPLLLIVFSMAVCFSVLRQSHDMAYRDELTALPSRRALNQLLLRVGRRYTVAMMDIDHFKKFNDTHGHDIGDEVLRMVASKIARVGGGGKPHRYGGEEFTIVFSGKSPAQVESHLEALRETIANYSMVVRSKRAKENTKKTKSDAKKGRRPNKDMSQYKTLSVTVSIGVAERTGTLKTTTQVVKAADEALYRAKKAGRNCLQY from the coding sequence TTGAGTACTTTCATTGATCGGTTAATCGCGCGTGGTCTGGCATTGCTTGTGCCGTCGATTTTGCTGATATCCAGTTATGTCGCGTTGAGCTATATCGATCTGCTTGCAGAGCAATGGCAGGTGTTGGTGCTTCAGGCGGGGCCGATTCTTGGTTTGTTGCTGGCCTCTGCGTTGAGCATACAATTCAGCCGCACCGGCTATTTCTTTGCATTGCTTTTTGTCATTGTTGCAAGTATCGCGAGCGATGCTGGTTTGGGCGTTGTGATTCCATACCAAACACCGATTTATGTTGTTCTGTTTATTAATCTTCTCATTTTTAGCGGTTTAGAAGATCGGGGGCTGTTTTCTGTTCACGGCATTTTGCGTCTGGCCGTGCTGGGCCTTGAGACGGTTTTGGGTGTCTATTTTATGGAACACCAACAACAATTCATCGATTATTTTGTTGCCCTTTATCCGTCTATAGAAGCTTTGAGTCCACTAACGTATTCATTGGGGGGGTTGCCATGGATAATCGGTGTGAGTGTCGTTGCCGTTTGTATTCAACTGCTGTGCTTGTTGTTTTCTAATCAGGTTAATCAGCCGATTTTTTTGATAACGCAAGTTGTGCTGTTGTTGATGATCAGTGGTGTTCAATCAGATCTCTGGGTGCCTCTGTTACTCATCGTGTTCAGTATGGCGGTGTGTTTCAGTGTTCTGCGTCAATCACATGATATGGCCTATCGGGATGAACTAACGGCTTTGCCGTCCCGTCGTGCATTAAATCAGTTGTTATTGAGAGTGGGCAGACGTTATACCGTCGCAATGATGGATATCGATCATTTTAAGAAATTCAATGATACCCATGGTCACGATATCGGAGATGAGGTATTGCGAATGGTTGCCAGTAAAATTGCTCGCGTAGGCGGGGGCGGCAAACCGCATCGCTATGGTGGTGAAGAGTTTACAATTGTGTTTTCCGGAAAGTCACCAGCGCAGGTTGAATCTCATTTAGAAGCATTGCGAGAAACCATTGCCAACTATTCGATGGTGGTGCGTTCGAAGCGCGCGAAAGAGAATACAAAAAAAACGAAAAGTGATGCAAAAAAGGGGCGGCGCCCTAATAAAGATATGAGTCAGTATAAAACGCTGAGTGTAACTGTGAGTATCGGCGTGGCTGAACGAACGGGCACACTAAAAACGACCACACAAGTGGTTAAAGCCGCTGATGAAGCTTTGTATCGGGCGAAAAAGGCGGGTCGCAACTGTTTGCAGTATTGA
- the oatA_1 gene encoding O-acetyltransferase OatA codes for MTKFRKDINGLRAIAVAGVMVFHFQPTWLTGGFAGVDVFFVISGFLMTSIIFRSLDSGQFSYTAYLSARINRIVPPLLVLCVVLLVFGFWFLPPSEYSLLSKHVLGSIGFVSNGVYLTEAGYFDSVSHDKWLLHTWSLSVEWQFYLLYPLVLWGASRILKPSLLKAMIPLGTLLSFGLCVFASHVWPSGAFYLLPARAWEMLLGGMAFLFPVALSAKQSRVVFYSGLAMIVGSLAYFSSKTLWPGYWATIPAIGTYLIVMARCESSVLTNVKPIQNLGRWSYSIYLWHWPIAVLFFKLGLNTSVYFAPQMVLSILFGYLSFHYVERFQFVKRSGFLRLVRSPVNVICVCILACALVVFEFRGIPDRVSAQTVLIERSLKNSPMRGKCHAGVGKEIAVENTCVYFGDTYEWAIVGDSHVVELAYALAKRLETKDIGLKHFSYGQCSPSYQRDDTLCSDWYSHTIKHIIDDSKIDTVVVNHRYALALFGENAEFYPKVFVESDIGEQALVVRAMDDLIRTLAANKKRVIVLGPTPELGHSIRHYITRQFLKGGSLDSVVGTDRSYFDARTAPITEYFGATPFPDNVDIVDIADIFCDEATCYAIRDGKPLYYDDDHPSLIGAARMAERIRL; via the coding sequence GTGACCAAATTTAGAAAAGACATAAACGGTCTGCGTGCAATTGCAGTTGCTGGCGTTATGGTGTTCCATTTTCAACCGACTTGGTTAACTGGAGGGTTTGCTGGCGTCGATGTGTTTTTTGTCATATCTGGTTTTTTGATGACATCGATCATCTTTCGAAGTCTTGACTCGGGCCAGTTTAGCTATACGGCATATCTCTCAGCCCGTATTAATCGGATTGTTCCTCCTCTGCTCGTGTTGTGTGTTGTATTGCTTGTATTTGGCTTTTGGTTCCTGCCTCCGTCTGAATACTCGCTCCTGAGTAAACATGTATTGGGTAGTATTGGGTTCGTCTCGAATGGTGTTTATCTAACTGAGGCTGGGTACTTTGATAGTGTTTCCCATGATAAGTGGCTGCTGCATACGTGGTCGCTTTCGGTGGAATGGCAATTCTATTTGCTATATCCGCTCGTTCTTTGGGGAGCTAGCCGCATACTAAAACCTTCCTTGTTGAAGGCCATGATACCTCTGGGGACATTACTGAGTTTCGGCCTCTGTGTTTTTGCCAGCCATGTATGGCCGTCCGGGGCATTTTACCTTCTACCCGCTCGCGCATGGGAAATGCTGCTTGGAGGTATGGCATTTTTATTCCCGGTGGCATTGTCAGCTAAACAATCGCGCGTTGTGTTCTATTCTGGCTTGGCGATGATTGTTGGATCATTAGCCTATTTTTCTTCAAAAACTTTGTGGCCTGGTTATTGGGCAACAATTCCTGCGATCGGTACCTATCTGATTGTGATGGCTCGGTGTGAATCCTCAGTGTTGACGAACGTCAAGCCGATACAAAACCTTGGCCGTTGGTCTTATTCTATTTATCTCTGGCATTGGCCGATAGCGGTTCTGTTTTTTAAACTCGGGCTGAATACTTCCGTATATTTTGCGCCGCAAATGGTGCTGTCGATTCTTTTTGGGTATCTCAGTTTTCACTATGTGGAACGTTTTCAGTTCGTTAAGCGATCGGGTTTTTTGCGGTTGGTTCGGTCTCCGGTAAACGTCATTTGTGTGTGTATTCTTGCTTGTGCCCTTGTTGTTTTTGAATTTCGAGGGATACCTGACCGAGTTTCTGCGCAGACAGTCTTGATTGAACGAAGTCTAAAAAACAGCCCGATGCGCGGGAAATGCCATGCGGGAGTGGGTAAAGAAATTGCTGTAGAGAATACCTGTGTCTATTTTGGCGACACCTATGAATGGGCCATTGTCGGTGATAGCCATGTCGTTGAGCTAGCGTATGCATTGGCGAAACGCTTAGAAACAAAAGATATCGGGCTTAAGCACTTCAGCTATGGCCAATGCAGCCCGTCCTATCAGCGGGATGATACACTGTGTTCAGACTGGTATAGCCACACCATCAAGCATATTATCGACGACTCTAAGATTGACACAGTGGTGGTAAATCATCGCTATGCACTGGCGCTTTTTGGCGAGAACGCAGAGTTCTACCCCAAAGTATTTGTCGAATCGGATATAGGCGAGCAGGCACTTGTTGTTCGCGCGATGGATGACTTGATTCGAACCTTGGCAGCGAACAAAAAACGGGTAATCGTGTTGGGGCCGACACCGGAGTTGGGGCATTCGATTCGTCATTATATTACCCGTCAATTTTTAAAAGGGGGCTCACTCGATAGCGTTGTTGGCACCGACCGTTCTTATTTTGATGCCAGAACCGCCCCCATTACCGAGTATTTCGGAGCAACCCCATTTCCTGATAACGTAGATATCGTCGACATCGCTGATATTTTCTGTGATGAAGCGACATGCTATGCGATCCGAGACGGTAAACCTTTGTATTATGATGACGACCACCCATCGCTGATTGGTGCAGCGAGAATGGCAGAGCGGATAAGGCTATAA